The nucleotide sequence ACGTGGACCTCCATGTCCGGCTCGTACATGTGCAGGTAGCTGATCGTGTAGCCCGCGGCCGACCGGATCGACACCGTGTAGCCGCCCGCGGTGGTCACGCTGCCGGCCTGCGCGGCGAGCACGGGCGAGCCGCACGAGTAGCCGCTCCGCCCGGAGGACGTCCCCGTCTCCCGCGTCTGGTAGTCGTTCGCCGGGTGCCAGGACGAGGCGCCCGCGGTCGGGCTCACGCGCGGGCCGTAGCCGGAGGTCTGGTCGAAGGGGGCCTTCAGCGGGAGCACGGTGCCGCCTGCCGAGCAGCCGCCGACGGGCGCGGGCGTGGCGGAGGGATCCGGCGTGCCGGTCGCGGCGGGGGTCGCGGCCGGCGCGGCGGCGGATGCGCCTGACAGCTGGGCGACCACGTCCTCGGCCGGCTGCTGGAACTGCCGGTAGTGGTACGGATCCTTGTTGATCTGCACCTCGTGGATGGCGAGCGTCGGCTCGAGCGTCTCCCACCCCTCCACGGTCCGCAGCCGGGTGAGGAACAGCTTCGCGCTCGACGTCGGATCCATGCGCTCCTGCACCGTGCCCCACGACGACTGCTGCTGGAAGAGCCCGATCGAGTCGGCGATGGAGCCGTCGGGGTTCACCGCGTTGTCCCCGTAGTCGATGGCGCGGAGCGACGACTCGCCCATCGCGGCCATGACCCCGAGCACCTGCGCCTGCCGGGACAGGCCGAGGCCGGCGGCGGCGTCCATGATCGCGGCGGCGTTGTCGAGCTGGTCCCCCGAGTAGCCGTCCACGGGCGTGCGCGGCCCGGTCGACGAGGACGCCGCGCCCTGCGTCGTGCACGCCGACGCGTCGTCGCCGCCGAAGCCGAAGAGCACCAGGAAGACGATCATCCCCATCAGCGCCGCGGGCGTGCCGATGAGGATCAGTACCCCCTTCCCGGCGCCGTTCACTTGTCGCGGACGGCCTGGATCTCGTCCGCCGACCACGGAGCCGTGGTCGACGAGCGGATGAGGGCCACGTCGTAGTCGCCGTCGTCCGTGGGCACGCGCACGATGAGCGCGTACGCGGTGGGCGCGGGCATCACCGTGCCGGTGCCCGTGACCGCGTGTGCCGTGAGCTTCGAGGGGATCGTGGGCACGAACGCCACCGCCCCCTGCTGCGACAGGAGCGGCGTCATCTGCCGCTCCCACTCGGCCTCGGCGATCCCGGGCTGCGCGTAGGTGCGCATGACCTCGTCTGCCGCGGCGAGCGCCGCCGCCTGCGAGGCGGCGTCCGCCACCGGCTCGGGCTGGGCGGCGCCGTCGTCGTCCGTCGCGCCCGGGGAGGAGGTGCCGGCGTCGTTCGCGCCCGGCATCGAGTCGGCCGGGGACGCCGCGGGCGTCGTGCCCGGATCCCCCGGCGCGTCGCCGTGCACCGTGACGCTCGCGCAGCCGGCCGCCGAGAGCGCGAGGGCGGCGGCGAGCGCAACGGCACCCGCGGCGCGCGCGACGCGGATGCCCACGGCGGCGGCGCGCATCAGAGGCCGCGCGCCACGGCGGCGCCCGCGGAGAGCCAGGCCCGCTGCGTCTGCGCGCGGAGGGCCCCGTAGTTGAGGACGTCCGCGCCGAGGGCGGGGTCGTACGGGATGGTCACGACGTCGCGGGCGAGGGATCCGAAGCCCGTGGCGATCTTGTCGACCTCCGCCTCGCGCAGGTCGTGCTTGTGCGCGCTGACCACCACGACCGCGCGCTCGGCGAGCTCCGCGAAGTGGCCGCCGCGCTCGGCGAGCCCCTCGATCAGCAGGGCCGCCGACTCCGCCGCCTTGGCCTCGCCGATGGTCGGCACCACGATCTGGTCGGCGCGCTCGATGGCGCGCAGCCACATCGGGTCGGTCTCGTCGTTGCCCGAGTCGATGAGCACCAGCCGGTAGAACTTCGCGGCGACCGCGTGGATGAGATCCACCGTGGTGTCGTCGAAGCGCTGCTGCGTGGCGAGCACCTCGGGCTTCGAGCGGAGCACGTCGTAGCGGTCGCGGGTCTGGTGGTGGACGAAGTGGGCGAGGTCGGCGGACTGCGCGCCGGTGCCGAGGAGCCGGTCGACCTGCGGCAGGAGGTCGAGGATGCTCGCGTCGTGCGGGCCCTGCTCGGTGCTCCAGCCGAGGGTGCCGCGCGTCTGGTTGTTGTCCCAGGCGAGCACGCCCGCGCCGCCGTGCCGCGCGAAGACGGACGACAGGCAGATGGTGGTCATGGTCTTGCCGACCCCGCCCTTGCCGTTGACGACCGCGACCGTGCGGGGCCCTGGCCAGTGCTGGCTGACGAGGCGGGTCCACTCGCGCTCGCGGCGCTCGGCCTCGGACGGCGACATGCGGATCCCGACGCGGGTCAGCGCGCCACGCATGCCCTGCGACGCCGGCTCCTCCACCTCCTCGCGCGTGAGGAAGGACTGACGGGCGGCGCGGCGGGTGAGCGGCGGATCCGCGGGTGCGAAGGGATGCGCGCTCGCGGCCTGCGCGGTCGCAGCCGGCGCGGTCGCAGCCGATGCGGATGAAGCCGACGCGGACGCAGGCCCGCCCGCGGTCATCGGGGCCGCGGCCGAGACAGGAGCAGGGACAGCCGGCGCGGGGTCGACGGCAGCGGGTGCCGCGATCGCGTCCGCCCGGTCGAGCTCGCTCAGCGCCTCGATGAGCCCGTCGGGAGCCACGGCGAGCGCCTGGGATCCGAAGCGGTCGCGCGTGGTGAGGCGCACCGCCCGCTGCATCTGCAGCGCCGTGCCGCGCACGCTCATCAGGATGCCGCGGCGGATCTCGTCCTCCGCCGCCTCCGCGAACGGCGTCGCGACGCCGTTGACGGTGAGGACCCCGGTGGCCCGGCCGTCGGCCGTGGGCGTGATGGTGGCGTCGATGCGGGGGAAGGCGGGCACGGTCGGGGCGTCGGTCATCTGCGGCTCTCGGTGAAGGGGGCGTCGTGCGGATCGTTCGGGACGAGACGCCGGGCGTCCCGTGTGGAGAGCCGGCCCGCGCGAGCGGTCGTGCCCGCCAGGATCGACGACGGCGAGACAGTCTCTTGGAAAATGCGAGCAGGATCAAGCACTTGCGCCTGCGCAAGCACTTTGACAGCATCACCGTGCAGCGTCCTGTCGACATCCCCCGCCCGGTGGATCACGCGTGAGGCGAGCACGAGACCCTTCGGGTGGGATGGGCAGGGCATGAGCGACAGCGGCAATCCATGGGTGGTCGGCGCGCCCGCGGTCGTCGACGCACCCGCATCCGACACCCCTCCCCTCACCCGCCGCGAGCGCCTCCGCGGACCCCGCGCACCCCAGCCGGCCACCGTCGCCGCGCCCGCAGCGGCCGACCGCCTGCCCGTCCGCCGCGCGGACGGGACCGCCGAGCTCTGGTGGGTCGGCGCCCACGGCGGTGCTGGCGAGACGACACTCGCGCGCCTCGCTCCCGGATCCCGCGCCGCCGGCCGCGCCTGGCCCGCGCCTGTCGCCGGATCGCCCACCTCGCGCGTGGTCGTGGTCGCCCGCACCGACCACTCCGGCCTCCTCGCGGCGCAGCGCGTCGCCCGCGAGTGGGCCTCGGGCCAGGTCGCCGGCCTCGTCGACCTCGTCGGCCTCGTGCTCGTCGCGGATGCGCCGGGCCGCCGCCCCAAGGAGCTCCGCCAGCTCGAGCAGCTCGTCGCCGGCGGCTACCCGCGCGCGTGGACGCTGCCGTGGATCGACGCGTGGCGCCTCGGCCCCGCGGATCCCGCCGACATGGGCCGCGAGCACCAGCGGCTCCTCGCCGACCTGCAGCTCACCGCTTCCCCCCGCTGATCCCCCCCCCTTCCACGAGAGGTCCCCCGCATGTCCCCCACGCTCCTCGCGCTCGACGCCGTCCACCAGGCGTCGGCGCACATCCACCACGCCATGGACACCGTCGCCATCGACGTGCCCGACGGCCAGGCCTCGGCCCCCGACGACTGGACCGAGAAGTTCGGCCGCATCATCGGCATCGCCAAGTGGGTGCTCCTGCCCCTCGCGGTGCTCTCCCTCATCGCCACCGGCGCGATGCTCTTCCGCAACAACCGGCACGAGGGCGGCGAGATCCAGGAGCGCCTCATCAAGATCGGCTTCGGCCTCTTCCTCGGGCTGGGCGCCGCGTCGCTCGTGAGCTTCGTGATCGCGTAGCGCGACCTCCCGCTTCCCCGCCGCCCGCTCCCCGAGAGGATCCCGTTGAGCACCCCCGCCACGCCCGCCCGCACGCGCACGCTCCTGATCGCGATCGCCGCGCTCCTCGCGCTGATCCTGGTGGGCGGCGGCATCGCGGTGGCGACGGGCGCGTTCTCGGGCGGCGGGGCGCCGGTCGCGGCGCCGACGGGCGACGCGGCCGCTGCAACAGAGGCAGGCACCTCGACGAGCGCACCCGCGCTCCCGGACGGCACCGCCTCCGTGTGCGGCCTCCCGGGATACGAGGAGACGAGCTCGCTCGCCACCGCTCCGCAGGCGCATTGGGTGATCATCGGCAACACCGCGGTCCCCCAGGACGCCACCACGACGGGGCCCGGGAAGGTCGAGGACGACGGCAGGTTCACCACCTGCTTCGCGCACACGGCGGCCGGCGCCCTCTTCGCGAGCATCAACTTCCTCGCCGTCGGCACCGACTCGCGCAACTTCCCTCGCCTCTACGAACTCCTGGCGGAAGGAGATGCCCGGGACGTGGCGCAGTCGGTCGGCTCGACCAGGGAGGCGCAGGACTCGTCGGGCGACTCCGGCGCGCAGGTCTCCGGGTTCAAGGTCGACCGGTACTCCGCAGATGAAGCCACTGTCGATCTTGCGCTCTCCTACTCAGGCAACCAGCCGCAGCTGATCAGCATGCCGGTCGTCCTCCGCTGGGAGCACGGCGACTGGAAGATCGTGTTCGGCAAGGACGGTCCGCCCATCAAGCCGTCCTCGCTCACGAGCCTCGGGGGCTACATCCCGTTCGCGGGGGTGTGACGCCGTGGCCGACCACATCAGCGAGATGCCCCTCACCACGAAAGTCCAGCAGCCCCTTCCCGCCCTCCCGAGAGGATCCTCATGAGCACCCCCGCCACGCCCTTCCACAAGCGCCCGCTCTGGATCGCCATCGCGGCCTTCCTCGCCCTCGTCCTCGTGGCCGGTGGCATCGCGGCGGCGACGGGCGCGTTCTCGGGCGGCGGGACTCCCGCCGCGGCGCCGAGGAGCGATACGACCGCTGCCGCGGAGCCGGAGACGCCCGCGTCGCCGAGTGCGTCCGCGCTGCCGGAGGGCGCCGCTTCCGTGTGCGGCCTCCCGGGGTACGAGGAGACGAGTTCGCTCGACACCGCTCCCGCGACGACGTGGAAGCTCGTCGGCACGGTCGCTGTGCCGGACGACCCTCAGGGCGCGGGCCCGGGCCGGACCGACTCGGGCGGGCTGCGCACGTGCTACGCGCATACCGCAAAGGGCGCCCTGTACGCGGTCGTCAACTACATGGGGCAGTCGACCGACGGACGACTGAGGACGCGCATCGCCGACCTTGCCGCCCAAGGTCCTGGCAAAGCGGCAGCAGCCAAGTCGCTCGCTTCCCCCAGCTCGTCCTCGGACGGACGTCTCCAGGTCGCCGGCTTCAAGATCTCGGCGTATTCGGGCTCCGAGGCGACCGTCGACGTGGCCACCGCGATCACGAGCAAGGGCGGCGCCCTCGTCAGCTTCCCGATCGTCATGCGGTGGGAGGACGGCGACTGGAAGATCGAGCTCGCCGACGACGGCACGCTCCCGCTCGACCCCTCGCAGATCCAGAGCCTGGGCGGCTACATCCCGTGGGCCGGGGCCTGACATGTCCTGCGGGTTCGGCGATCTGGTGGGCTGCGGGACCGATGCGATCGCATCGGCCATCGAGCAAGGCGCGAAGAACACGCTCGAACAGCTGATGGACGCCGCGCTCGAGACCTTCGGCAAGGTCGTCGCATCCCTCGGCACCATGTGGGTCTACATACCGGGGCCGCAGTTCACGAAGGGCGAGGGCTCGACCGTCGGCTACGAGCCGAACTCGACCGTCACGGGCGACTTCGACACGCTGCTCGGGTACGTCGCGTGGATCGGGCTCGTCGTGGCCGTCCTCTCGATCATCGGGTTCGCGATCCTCTACATGCGCGCCCGATCCTCGGAGACGGGCATGGACGCCCTCGGGCGGCTCGGGCTGGTGCTCGGCGGCGTCTTCCTCATCACCAGCGCGTCATCCCTGGTCGCCTGGGTCATTCCGAAGACGGCTCCGGACGGATCCACCACAGCCGTGGGTTTCTTGCAGAACTCGACGTGGTTCGTCGTCCTCGCGATGGCGGTCGGGTCGGTGATCCTCGCGGGGATCCGGCTGGCGTGGACGCAGCGGGCGGAGCCGGTCCGCGAGCTGCTCCGGTCCCTGGTCACCCTCGTGATGGTCTCCACCATCGGGCTCACGGTGATCCAGCTGGCCGTCCGGCTCGGTGACGCCTTCGCGGTCGGCGTGCTGAACGCGGCGACCAAGTGCGATGTGGCGGACGTCGGCGGCAACTGCTTCGGCAGCAACATCGCGCTCATGATGCAGCTCACCGCGCAGTCGCCCTTGGGGACGATCGGCGTCCTGATCCTCGCCCTCATCGCGATCCTCATCTCGTACGTGCAGATCGCCATGATGATCGTCCGGTCGGCGATGCTCGTCCTCCTCGCCGGGATCCTGCCGCTCACCGCGAGCTTCACGAACACGCCGACGGGGAACCAGTGGTTCCGCAAGTCGCTCGGATGGCTGACCGCGTTCATCCTCTACAAGCCGGCAGCCGCCCTCGTCTACGCCGCCGCGTTCCGCCTCATCGGCACCGACCTGTTCGCGAAGGACGGGCAGGGCATTTGGGCCGTGCTCACCGGGGTCGCGCTCATGCTCATCGCGCTGATCGCGCTGCCCGCGCTCATGCGGTTCATCGCGCCGATGGTCGCGCCAGCGGGCGGGGTGTCGGGCGCTGCGGTGGCCGGCGCGGTGATGGGCGGGGCCGGCGAGGCGGCGTCCGGGGCGATCAAGCAGGCCGGATCCATGGCGACCAGGTCGAACGGCGGCGGTGGCGGCGGCGGCGGCGGCGGATCCGCTTCCGGTCCCTCCGGAGCAGCCAACGCCAGCGCCGGCGCACGCAGCGGCACCGCCGCCAAGGGCGCAGCTGCCGGAGCGAAGGCCGGCGCCGGCGCGAGCGGCGCGGCAGCGGGCGGCGCCGCAGGCGGTGCGGCCGCCGCGGGAGCCGCGGTCGCGGGCCCCGTCGGGCTCGCCGCGCTCGGCGTCGCGAAGCTCGCCGAGGGCGCCAAGAAGGCCGCGCACGCCACCAGGGGCGCCGTCGAGGACGCCGCGGGAGAGGGCCCCTCGGGGGCCAGGTAGGGACACGGATCCATGAGCGCCATCGAGGGCCGCGCCACAGCGCGCACGTACGGCAACTGGCGGAAGCCGCGCACCCGCGGCGTCGGCGGGCTCGGCATGTTCCCGACGATGTTCGGGTTCGCCGGGGCCGTGATGGTCATCATCGTCGCCACCAACAAGGGACTCGTCGCCGGGGTGATCACGGCGGCGGTGTTCGCCGGCGTGCTCGCCGCGGTCGCGGTCAAGGACAAGCACGGGGAGTCGGGGATGATCCGGATCATGAACCGCGCGGGCTGGCTGTTCGCCCGCAACCGCGGCGCGCACCTCTACCGCTCGGGGCCGCTGGGCTTCGCGGAGTGGGGCACGGCGCAGCTGCCCGGCCTCGCCGCGGGATCCCGCCTCACCGAGTGGAAGGACTCCTACGGCCGGCCGTTCGCGCTGATCGAGGTGCCGTCGACCAACGACTTCACGGTCGTGCTGGGGGCGGAGCCCGACGGATCCGCGCTGGTGGATCAGGAGCAGGTCGACATCTGGGTGGCCGAGTGGGGCTCCTGGCTCGAGGCGCTCGCCGACGAGCCCGGCCTCGTGGCCGCATCCGTCACGCTCGAGACCGCGCCGGACACCGGCACGCGGCTCGCGTCCGAGGTGCTCGGGCGCATCGACGACCGCGGGTCCGCGTTCTCCAAGAGCGTGCTGCGCAAGATCGTGGCCACCTACCCGGCGGGCGCCGCGACCATCAAGGCGTACGTCGCCATCACCTTCGCGGGCGCCGCGCGCACCGGTGCGGCACGACGCAGCCCCGAGGAGATGGGCCGCGAGCTCGCCTACCGGCTGCCCGGCCTCACCTCGGGCCTGTCCTCCACCGGCGCGGGAGCCGCCCGGCCGCTCACGGCGCAGGACCTGTGCGAGGTGGTGCGGATCGCCTACGACCCGGCCGCCGCGATCCTCATCGACCAGGCGAACTCCGCCGGGCAGGCCACCGAGCTGTACTGGCCGGAGGTCGGGCCGACCGCGCACCAGGCCGCATGGGACTCCTACCGGCACGACTCGGCGCTCTCGGTGTCCTGGATGATGTCGCAGGCCCCGCGCGGCAACGTGGGCGAGTCGATCCTGTCGCGCCTGCTCGCGCCGCACCGGCACATCGCCCGCAAGCGCGTGACGATGCTCTACCGGCCCATCGACCCGGCGCGCGCCGCCGCCATCGTCGAGGCCGACAAACGCGACGCCGAGTTCCTCGTCGGGTCCACCAAGAACCCCACCGGCCGGTCGCGCAAGGACGTCATCGCGGCGTTCGCGAACGAGTCGGAGGAGTCGGGCGGAGCGGGACTCGTGAACTTCGGGATGGTCGTGACCGCGACCGTGCAGGATCCCGCGACCATCGAGGACGCGCGCGCCGCCGTCGACAGCCTCTCCGCGCAGGCCCGCATCCGCCTCCGCGTGGTGCACGGCTCGCAGGACTCCGCGTTCGCCGCCGGCCTGCCGCTCGGCCTGGTGCTGCCGCGGCACCTCGCCATCCCGCACGACATCCGGGACCAGCTGTGATCCGCCGCCCGCGCGCCGCCTGCCGGGTCGTGTCCGCCCCTGCCGCCCGCCACGAGAGGAGCGCCCGTGCCCGCGCTTGACCAGGGATCCCGCAAGGTCGCCACCCGCCGCACCCGGAAGGCAGCCGCCTCGGCGGCCCGCACGGCGTCCGAGGCCGAGGCCCGTCCCGAGGTGCCGCGGCCGACCCGGGAGGAGCGTCGCGCCCTCCGCACCGCCGCCCGGTCCCACCGTCGCCCGTCGCCGCGCGGCTGGCTCGGCCGCGCCCGCGGCGAGACGGTGCTCGTGCAGCCCGCCCCGGA is from Clavibacter sp. A6099 and encodes:
- a CDS encoding M23 family metallopeptidase — encoded protein: MNGAGKGVLILIGTPAALMGMIVFLVLFGFGGDDASACTTQGAASSSTGPRTPVDGYSGDQLDNAAAIMDAAAGLGLSRQAQVLGVMAAMGESSLRAIDYGDNAVNPDGSIADSIGLFQQQSSWGTVQERMDPTSSAKLFLTRLRTVEGWETLEPTLAIHEVQINKDPYHYRQFQQPAEDVVAQLSGASAAAPAATPAATGTPDPSATPAPVGGCSAGGTVLPLKAPFDQTSGYGPRVSPTAGASSWHPANDYQTRETGTSSGRSGYSCGSPVLAAQAGSVTTAGGYTVSIRSAAGYTISYLHMYEPDMEVHVGDTVTPGQEIGKVGSNGPSTGCHLDIRIDVAGSTDPRVSGLPQSQTQGAPVSGYVDPERFFAAFGVTLCGGECRHASA
- a CDS encoding MinD/ParA family ATP-binding protein — its product is MTDAPTVPAFPRIDATITPTADGRATGVLTVNGVATPFAEAAEDEIRRGILMSVRGTALQMQRAVRLTTRDRFGSQALAVAPDGLIEALSELDRADAIAAPAAVDPAPAVPAPVSAAAPMTAGGPASASASSASAATAPAATAQAASAHPFAPADPPLTRRAARQSFLTREEVEEPASQGMRGALTRVGIRMSPSEAERREREWTRLVSQHWPGPRTVAVVNGKGGVGKTMTTICLSSVFARHGGAGVLAWDNNQTRGTLGWSTEQGPHDASILDLLPQVDRLLGTGAQSADLAHFVHHQTRDRYDVLRSKPEVLATQQRFDDTTVDLIHAVAAKFYRLVLIDSGNDETDPMWLRAIERADQIVVPTIGEAKAAESAALLIEGLAERGGHFAELAERAVVVVSAHKHDLREAEVDKIATGFGSLARDVVTIPYDPALGADVLNYGALRAQTQRAWLSAGAAVARGL
- a CDS encoding DUF6668 family protein, with amino-acid sequence MSDSGNPWVVGAPAVVDAPASDTPPLTRRERLRGPRAPQPATVAAPAAADRLPVRRADGTAELWWVGAHGGAGETTLARLAPGSRAAGRAWPAPVAGSPTSRVVVVARTDHSGLLAAQRVAREWASGQVAGLVDLVGLVLVADAPGRRPKELRQLEQLVAGGYPRAWTLPWIDAWRLGPADPADMGREHQRLLADLQLTASPR
- a CDS encoding type IV secretion system protein, which gives rise to MSCGFGDLVGCGTDAIASAIEQGAKNTLEQLMDAALETFGKVVASLGTMWVYIPGPQFTKGEGSTVGYEPNSTVTGDFDTLLGYVAWIGLVVAVLSIIGFAILYMRARSSETGMDALGRLGLVLGGVFLITSASSLVAWVIPKTAPDGSTTAVGFLQNSTWFVVLAMAVGSVILAGIRLAWTQRAEPVRELLRSLVTLVMVSTIGLTVIQLAVRLGDAFAVGVLNAATKCDVADVGGNCFGSNIALMMQLTAQSPLGTIGVLILALIAILISYVQIAMMIVRSAMLVLLAGILPLTASFTNTPTGNQWFRKSLGWLTAFILYKPAAALVYAAAFRLIGTDLFAKDGQGIWAVLTGVALMLIALIALPALMRFIAPMVAPAGGVSGAAVAGAVMGGAGEAASGAIKQAGSMATRSNGGGGGGGGGGSASGPSGAANASAGARSGTAAKGAAAGAKAGAGASGAAAGGAAGGAAAAGAAVAGPVGLAALGVAKLAEGAKKAAHATRGAVEDAAGEGPSGAR
- a CDS encoding SCO6880 family protein: MSAIEGRATARTYGNWRKPRTRGVGGLGMFPTMFGFAGAVMVIIVATNKGLVAGVITAAVFAGVLAAVAVKDKHGESGMIRIMNRAGWLFARNRGAHLYRSGPLGFAEWGTAQLPGLAAGSRLTEWKDSYGRPFALIEVPSTNDFTVVLGAEPDGSALVDQEQVDIWVAEWGSWLEALADEPGLVAASVTLETAPDTGTRLASEVLGRIDDRGSAFSKSVLRKIVATYPAGAATIKAYVAITFAGAARTGAARRSPEEMGRELAYRLPGLTSGLSSTGAGAARPLTAQDLCEVVRIAYDPAAAILIDQANSAGQATELYWPEVGPTAHQAAWDSYRHDSALSVSWMMSQAPRGNVGESILSRLLAPHRHIARKRVTMLYRPIDPARAAAIVEADKRDAEFLVGSTKNPTGRSRKDVIAAFANESEESGGAGLVNFGMVVTATVQDPATIEDARAAVDSLSAQARIRLRVVHGSQDSAFAAGLPLGLVLPRHLAIPHDIRDQL